TCGCGCTTCGCCGAATACGCGGCGCTGGTGCACGAGGAGCTCGGCGACGTCGTCGACCACTGGACGACGCTGAACGAGCCGTACCCGTGCGCCATCGCGGGGTACGGTGAAGGGCGGCACGCACCGGGAGCGCGTGAGGGACACGGCGCGCTCGCCGCCGCCCACCACCTGCTGCTGGGCCACGGCTTGGCGGTGCGGGCGATGCGCGCGCAGGCGTCGCCGCAGCACCGGTTCGGGATCGTGCTCAACCAGTCGCCGGCGGTGCCGGTGTCGGACTCGGCCGCGGACGCCGCGGCGGCGGCCCGCCAGGACACGTTGCTGCGGCGCCAGTTCACCGACCCGCTGTTCGGCGGCCGGTACGCGCCGGGACTGGCGGCGATGTTCGCCGGCGTCTCGGACTTCTCGTTCCGCCACGACGGCGACCTGGAGACGATCGGCGTCCCGCTGGACTACCTGGGCGTCAACTACTACTACCGGCTGCACGTCGCGGACGCCCCGCACCGCGAGCCGGACCCGGCGCTGCGGACCGTGGCCGACATCGGCGTGGACACGACCCGCCTGCCGGAAGTCCCGCGCACGGGCATGGGCTGGCCGGTGGAGCCGGAGGGGCTCACCGAAGCCCTGGTCGGCCTGCACAACCGCTATCCCGGGCTCCCGCCGATGTACGTCACGGAAAACGGCTGCGTGTACGCCGACCGCAGCGATTTCGCCGACTACGAGCGCATTTCGTTCCTGAGCGAGCACATCGAAGCGGCGCGCACGGCCGCGGCGGCGGGGGTGGACCTGCGGGGGTACTTCTGCTGGTCCCTGCTGGACAACTTCGAGTGGGCGCACGGGTACAAGCACCGGTTCGGCCTGATCCACGTGGACTACACGACGCAGGCCCGCACCCCGAGAGCGAGCTACCGCTGGTACCGCGACCACATCGCGGCGGAACGCGCCCGGTGAAACCCGTCGAGGCCACCTCGCGGACGTCCGCGAGGTGGCCTCGACGGCGGTTCGCTACTTCTTGTACAGGCTCTCGATGTCGTTCGCGTAGTTCTTCGTCACCACGTTGCGCTTCAGCTTGAGGCTCGGCGTGATCTCCCCGCCCGCCTCGGTGAAGTCGTTGGCCAGCACCGTGAACTTCTTGATCGCCTCGGCCTTGGACACCTGCCGGTTGGCCTCGTCGACCGCGGCCTGGATCTCCGCGAGGAGATCGGCGTCGGTGGCCAGGTCCGCGACCGAAGCGTTGGCGGGCTTGTTGTGCTGGGACTTCCACGACGGGAAGTACTCCTCGTCCACCGTCACCAGCGCCGCGATGAACGGGCGCTGGTCGCCGACCACCATGGCCTGGCTGACCAGCGGGGCCGCCTTGATCGTGTCCTCGAGGCCGGACGGGGCGACGTTCTTGCCGCCCGCCGTGACGATGATCTCCTTCTTGCGGCCGGTGATCTTGAGGAAGCCGTCGGAGTCGAGCTCGCCCAGGTCGCCGGTGTGGAACCAGCCGTCGGTGAGGGACTCGGCCGTCGCCTGCGGGTTGTTGTAGTACGCCCCGAACACGACGTCGCCCTTGAGCATGACCTCGCCGTCGTCGGCGATGCGGACCGACGTGCCGTTGACCGGCTTGCCGACCGTGCCGACGCGGAACGCCGTCTGCGTGTTGACGTTCGCCGCCGCGGACGTCTCGGTCAGGCCGTAGCCCTCGAACACCGGGACGCCGATGCCGCGGAAGAAGTGCGCGAGCCGCGCGCCGAGCGGGGCACCGCCGGAGACCGCCGCGACGCAGCGGCCGCCGAGGGCCGCGCGCAGCTTGCCGTAGACGAGCTTGTCGAAGACCAGGTGCTTCAGCTTGAGCCCGAGCCCGGCGCCGCCCTTGTCCTGCGCCTCGCTGTAGGCGACCGCGGTGGCCTCGGCGGCGTCGAAGATCTTGCCCTTGCCGTCGCCGTGGGCCTTCTGCTTCGCCGAGTTGTAGACCTTCTCGAACACGCGCGGCACGGCGACGACGAACGTGGGCCGGAACGTGCCCAGGTCCGCGACCAGGTTCTTGACGTCCGGCGTGTGCCCGAGGGTGACGCGGGCGGACAGCGCGGTCACGGCGATCGCGCGGGCCAGCACGTGCGCCAGCGGCAGGAACACCAGCAGCGAGTTGCCCTGCTCCATGAGCTGCGGGAACGCCTCGATGTCGGCGCGGATCTCGGCCAGCAGGTTGCGGTGGGTCAGCTCGACGCCCTTGGGGCGGCCGGTGGTGCCCGAGGTGTAGACGATCGTGGCCAGCTCGCCCGCGCTCACCTCGCGGCGGCGCTCGTGCAGCTCGTCGTCCGACAGCGACGCGCCCATCGCGGCCAGCTCTTCGACGGCGGGGGAGTCACCTTCGATCTGCCACGTGTTGTCCAGCTCGGTGAGCCGGTCCCGGATCT
The window above is part of the Amycolatopsis camponoti genome. Proteins encoded here:
- a CDS encoding GH1 family beta-glucosidase, whose translation is MTSSFPLGFRWGVATSAFQIEGATTADGRGPSIWDTFAAVPGAVAGGDTGEPAADHYHRWRADLALLGDLGVDSYRFSVSWPRIQPDGRHAERRGLDFYRRLVEALREKNIEPFLTLYHWDLPQALEDAGGWRSRDTASRFAEYAALVHEELGDVVDHWTTLNEPYPCAIAGYGEGRHAPGAREGHGALAAAHHLLLGHGLAVRAMRAQASPQHRFGIVLNQSPAVPVSDSAADAAAAARQDTLLRRQFTDPLFGGRYAPGLAAMFAGVSDFSFRHDGDLETIGVPLDYLGVNYYYRLHVADAPHREPDPALRTVADIGVDTTRLPEVPRTGMGWPVEPEGLTEALVGLHNRYPGLPPMYVTENGCVYADRSDFADYERISFLSEHIEAARTAAAAGVDLRGYFCWSLLDNFEWAHGYKHRFGLIHVDYTTQARTPRASYRWYRDHIAAERAR
- a CDS encoding AMP-dependent synthetase/ligase, coding for MREYSAPAGKPVADDENMSDVVWANAERFSDVVSFRRQVDGTWLDVTAKEFAGQVLAVAKGMAQAGIGRGDRVAIMSKTRYEWTLIDFAIWAAGAVTVPIYDTSSPEQVYWILSDSAAKGVFVETNAHAAAVEEIRDRLTELDNTWQIEGDSPAVEELAAMGASLSDDELHERRREVSAGELATIVYTSGTTGRPKGVELTHRNLLAEIRADIEAFPQLMEQGNSLLVFLPLAHVLARAIAVTALSARVTLGHTPDVKNLVADLGTFRPTFVVAVPRVFEKVYNSAKQKAHGDGKGKIFDAAEATAVAYSEAQDKGGAGLGLKLKHLVFDKLVYGKLRAALGGRCVAAVSGGAPLGARLAHFFRGIGVPVFEGYGLTETSAAANVNTQTAFRVGTVGKPVNGTSVRIADDGEVMLKGDVVFGAYYNNPQATAESLTDGWFHTGDLGELDSDGFLKITGRKKEIIVTAGGKNVAPSGLEDTIKAAPLVSQAMVVGDQRPFIAALVTVDEEYFPSWKSQHNKPANASVADLATDADLLAEIQAAVDEANRQVSKAEAIKKFTVLANDFTEAGGEITPSLKLKRNVVTKNYANDIESLYKK